A genome region from bacterium includes the following:
- a CDS encoding ATP-binding protein: MAVTTACHNRLVTNQTVGRVLGTDDSTPLEFWVAVANGEHLQLDDIVALDRILPTGEVISIYGIVGQVRARHEGARFDSDVFLIADGVLPADVSEAAQIQVTRVVPETFVPPLPGAEVRKAVDEERDEALDMVDVEHRLPAGLTRDGQPVVLDLEFIDGTKGAHVNISGISGVATKTSYATFLLYSLFNSGVLGAAATNTKGLIFNVKGEDLLFLDHANTRLDDTERDRYAALGLEAGPFRSMRVLAPPRKGDPNATPATGARTRGVRPLYWTVAQFCEQGLLPFLFADAEDERQQYTIVVQSVTAQLQRCARQSHTSDGAVRIDGRTARTFSQLVTIICDKLLPEDPDEDADPQWTGRSIYTGTINAFVRRLSSAERHVAHLIRADIDDAETHAIDLDSQQVTVVDLHMLHDRAKRFVVGVVLRQAFEAKEAAGTAEPLQFVVLDELNKYAPRDSSSPIKEILLDVAERGRSLGMILIGAQQTASEVERRVVSNSAVRVVGRLDAAEAGREQYGFLPAVQRQRATILKPGSMFVSQPRLPVPVLLEFPFPAWATRVAEADLSGERSDQPADPFDGLTEAGP; encoded by the coding sequence ATGGCCGTCACAACCGCATGTCATAATCGGCTGGTGACGAATCAGACAGTGGGAAGGGTGCTCGGCACCGATGATTCGACTCCGCTCGAGTTCTGGGTAGCGGTCGCGAACGGTGAGCATCTACAGCTTGACGACATCGTCGCGCTCGACCGGATCCTGCCGACCGGCGAGGTCATCTCGATCTACGGGATCGTCGGGCAGGTGCGGGCGCGTCATGAAGGGGCTCGGTTCGACTCGGACGTCTTCCTGATCGCCGATGGTGTCCTGCCGGCAGACGTGTCGGAGGCAGCCCAGATCCAGGTCACCCGGGTCGTGCCTGAAACGTTCGTACCACCGCTGCCGGGCGCCGAGGTACGGAAGGCAGTCGACGAGGAGCGCGACGAGGCGCTCGACATGGTCGATGTCGAGCATCGGTTGCCGGCCGGCCTCACGCGCGACGGCCAGCCGGTGGTACTCGACCTCGAGTTCATCGACGGCACCAAGGGCGCCCACGTCAACATCTCGGGGATCTCCGGAGTCGCCACCAAGACCAGCTACGCGACGTTCCTGCTCTACTCGCTGTTCAACTCGGGCGTGCTCGGTGCGGCCGCCACGAACACCAAGGGGCTCATCTTCAACGTGAAGGGCGAGGATCTGCTCTTCCTCGACCATGCCAACACCCGCCTCGACGATACGGAGCGGGACCGCTATGCCGCGCTAGGGCTCGAGGCGGGGCCGTTCCGTTCGATGAGGGTGCTCGCCCCACCCCGCAAGGGCGATCCCAACGCTACGCCGGCCACCGGCGCACGGACCAGAGGCGTCCGGCCGCTGTACTGGACGGTCGCCCAGTTCTGCGAGCAGGGGCTCCTGCCGTTCCTGTTCGCCGATGCCGAGGACGAGCGCCAGCAGTACACCATCGTCGTGCAGTCGGTCACGGCGCAGCTGCAGCGTTGCGCGAGGCAGTCCCACACCTCGGACGGCGCCGTACGGATCGACGGGAGGACGGCGCGCACCTTCTCCCAGTTGGTCACGATCATCTGCGACAAGCTGCTTCCGGAGGACCCGGACGAGGACGCCGATCCGCAGTGGACCGGGCGATCGATCTACACCGGGACGATCAACGCGTTCGTGCGCCGCCTCTCCTCGGCGGAACGGCACGTCGCACACCTCATACGGGCCGACATCGACGATGCCGAGACGCACGCCATCGACCTCGACTCCCAGCAGGTCACCGTCGTCGACCTGCACATGCTCCATGACCGGGCGAAGCGTTTCGTGGTGGGCGTGGTGCTCCGGCAGGCGTTCGAGGCGAAGGAGGCCGCCGGCACCGCCGAGCCGCTGCAGTTCGTGGTCCTGGACGAGTTGAACAAGTACGCGCCCCGTGACTCGTCGAGCCCGATCAAGGAGATCCTGCTCGACGTGGCGGAGCGGGGCCGCAGCCTCGGGATGATCCTCATCGGCGCCCAGCAGACGGCCAGCGAGGTGGAACGGCGGGTCGTCTCGAACTCCGCGGTCCGGGTGGTCGGCCGGCTCGATGCCGCCGAGGCCGGGCGCGAGCAGTACGGGTTCCTGCCGGCTGTGCAGCGGCAGCGGGCCACGATCCTCAAGCCCGGTTCCATGTTCGTCTCCCAACCCCGCCTTCCCGTGCCCGTCCTGCTCGAGTTCCCGTTCCCGGCCTGGGCCACCAGGGTCGCTGAAGCCGATCTGAGCGGAGAGCGGAGCGATCAACCTGCCGACCCCTTCGACGGGCTGACTGAAGCCGGGCCTTGA
- a CDS encoding aldo/keto reductase, which translates to MLEYRTSREEDALTINSPRRPLGGSELEVYPLALGTNTFGWTADEATSCAVLDAYAAAGGNFLDTADSYSAWAPGNKGGESETIIGRWMKNRGNREDMVIATKVSHHPDYKGLAPATIRAAIEASFRRLGTDVIDLYYTHYDDPDTPLEETIGTLSELVDEGKVRYLGLSNYSADRLEEWVRVTEAGGFHRPIALQQMYSLVERGVEQTTLPISRREGWAFLPYYVLAVGFLTGKYSSGQQVDSPRAGTASAYLNEQGRRILAVMEEVSGSHGVGLASVALAWVAAQPGVGAALAGVRNPEQLEPLIEFTTMTLTEDELAALDEVSR; encoded by the coding sequence TTGCTTGAATACCGGACATCACGTGAGGAGGATGCCCTGACCATAAACTCGCCGCGACGACCACTAGGCGGCTCCGAGCTGGAGGTGTACCCGCTGGCCCTGGGAACGAACACCTTCGGCTGGACGGCCGACGAGGCCACCTCGTGCGCAGTCCTGGACGCCTACGCCGCAGCCGGTGGCAACTTTCTCGACACCGCTGACTCGTACTCGGCCTGGGCGCCGGGTAACAAAGGCGGGGAGTCCGAGACCATCATCGGCCGGTGGATGAAGAACCGGGGCAACCGCGAGGACATGGTCATCGCGACCAAGGTCAGCCACCATCCCGACTACAAGGGTCTGGCCCCCGCCACCATCAGGGCTGCCATCGAAGCCTCTTTCAGGCGTCTGGGAACAGATGTCATCGACCTCTACTACACCCACTACGACGACCCCGACACACCCCTCGAGGAGACCATCGGAACCCTGTCGGAACTGGTGGATGAGGGCAAGGTGCGCTACCTGGGCCTCTCCAACTACTCGGCGGACCGTCTCGAGGAATGGGTGCGCGTCACGGAGGCCGGCGGCTTCCACCGTCCCATCGCCCTGCAGCAGATGTACAGCCTGGTCGAGAGGGGTGTCGAGCAGACGACCCTTCCTATCTCCCGGCGCGAGGGATGGGCCTTCCTGCCCTACTACGTACTGGCGGTAGGTTTCCTGACCGGTAAGTACTCGTCGGGGCAGCAGGTCGACAGCCCTCGGGCCGGCACCGCCTCCGCCTACCTGAACGAGCAGGGACGGCGCATCCTCGCCGTGATGGAGGAGGTGTCCGGGTCTCACGGGGTCGGGCTTGCTTCCGTCGCGCTGGCATGGGTGGCTGCCCAGCCGGGGGTGGGGGCCGCGCTGGCGGGTGTCCGCAACCCCGAGCAACTGGAACCGCTGATCGAGTTCACGACAATGACGCTCACCGAGGACGAGTTGGCCGCGCTGGACGAGGTCTCCCGATAG
- the purL gene encoding phosphoribosylformylglycinamidine synthase subunit PurL, giving the protein MTVRIQVTSSDDPRAGRIVEGARHLGVAGLVACRVSRVHYLQGDLSAVDIDRLCREVLADPVVDQLVVGPPEATPHPAVEVAPRPGVTDTEARELERAAAALGLPPVRASTARRYELIGDLDAAAVSAVSRRLLANDTIEQYSLGSIPPAFDAPAKAGARVDSVRLSGLADADLMSLSRERLLSLDLAEMRAIQEHFGYEGRDPTDAELETLAQTWSEHCMHKTFRARVRLEHTGADGSVTVAHYDGLLAALRTVTEELAAPWLRSAFDDNAGIVAFDGDFDLAFKVETHNHPSALEPFGGANTGIGGVVRDVMGVSARPIACTDVLCFGPPDLADRDLPAGVLHPRRLRDGVVAGIGDYGNKLGLPTVNGAVLYDEGYIANPLVYCGALGLLPSGSHPTEPRVGDRIIAIGGRTGRDGIHGATFSSAGMDEATAEQAGTVVQIGDPITEKGCIEVVEEARDRRLYNAITDCGAGGFSSAVGEMGEHLGAEVDLAGAPLKYEGLEPWEIWLSEAQERMVMAVPGGEVETLRRLCDRHDVEMTDLGSFTGTGRLVVRYAETPVVELPMDFLHGGVPRREMVGRWADPTPAPVRVPDADPAQLVLDLLSHPTVASKEAIVRTYDHEVRGGTVGRPFVGVRADGPGDGAVLKPLGTWGHDMAVALAVGINPRVGRLDPWAMALHAVDEAVRNLVAVGADPGRVALLDNFCWGDPTKPDRLGSLVRAVEGCLEGARRYRMPFISGKDSLFNEFAGEAIPGTLLISALGLVPDLHRTIGSALTRTGHDLWLVGEPSERLGGSLVDDLLGIGDRLVPPAVEDPLRRYLAVHRLIAEGSVTAAHDVSDGGVAAALAEMAVGGRLGVDVTVPAPGENVVVALTNEAPGRLLLESPRARRDRIATRLGSLGRRIGWVTAAPYIRIRVAGPVAGLEPVTIDLDAAVRAFTGRGTSPDGRP; this is encoded by the coding sequence GTGACGGTACGCATCCAGGTGACATCCTCTGACGACCCGAGAGCGGGCCGGATCGTGGAGGGAGCTCGCCATCTGGGCGTAGCCGGCCTGGTGGCCTGCCGGGTCAGCAGGGTCCACTACCTGCAGGGAGACCTGTCCGCGGTCGACATCGACCGGCTCTGCCGCGAGGTACTGGCCGACCCGGTGGTGGACCAACTGGTGGTGGGTCCCCCGGAGGCCACGCCCCATCCGGCGGTGGAGGTGGCGCCGCGTCCGGGTGTCACCGATACCGAGGCGCGGGAGCTCGAGCGGGCCGCGGCCGCCCTGGGACTGCCCCCGGTACGGGCTTCGACCGCCCGCAGGTACGAACTGATCGGCGACCTCGACGCGGCCGCGGTCTCGGCCGTAAGCAGGCGGTTGCTGGCCAACGACACCATCGAGCAGTATTCGCTCGGTTCCATACCGCCCGCCTTCGACGCACCGGCCAAGGCGGGCGCCCGCGTCGATTCCGTCCGGCTGTCCGGCCTGGCGGACGCGGATCTCATGAGTCTCAGCCGGGAACGTCTCCTCTCGCTGGATCTGGCCGAGATGCGGGCCATCCAGGAACACTTCGGGTATGAGGGAAGGGATCCGACCGATGCCGAGCTGGAGACGTTGGCGCAGACCTGGTCGGAGCACTGCATGCACAAGACGTTCCGGGCCCGTGTCCGCCTAGAGCACACCGGGGCGGACGGCTCCGTCACCGTCGCTCACTACGACGGCCTGCTGGCGGCGCTGCGGACGGTCACGGAAGAGCTCGCTGCGCCCTGGCTCCGGTCGGCTTTCGATGACAACGCCGGCATCGTCGCGTTCGACGGTGACTTCGACCTAGCCTTCAAGGTTGAGACCCACAACCATCCATCGGCGTTGGAACCATTCGGGGGTGCCAATACGGGTATCGGCGGGGTGGTTCGAGACGTGATGGGAGTGTCGGCGCGGCCTATCGCCTGCACCGACGTCCTCTGCTTCGGGCCTCCCGATCTGGCGGACCGGGATCTGCCGGCCGGTGTCCTCCATCCCCGGAGGCTCCGCGACGGAGTGGTGGCCGGGATAGGCGATTACGGCAACAAGCTGGGCCTTCCCACCGTCAACGGCGCGGTGCTCTACGACGAGGGATACATCGCCAATCCGCTCGTCTACTGCGGGGCGCTGGGCCTGCTGCCGTCGGGATCGCATCCCACCGAGCCGAGGGTCGGCGACCGGATCATCGCCATCGGGGGCCGGACCGGCCGGGACGGCATCCACGGGGCCACCTTCTCCTCCGCCGGGATGGACGAGGCGACCGCCGAGCAGGCCGGGACGGTGGTCCAGATCGGCGATCCGATCACCGAGAAGGGCTGCATCGAGGTGGTCGAGGAGGCTCGCGACCGCCGCCTCTACAACGCCATCACCGACTGCGGCGCGGGCGGGTTCTCGTCGGCGGTGGGCGAGATGGGCGAGCACCTCGGCGCCGAGGTGGACCTGGCGGGAGCACCTTTGAAGTACGAGGGCCTGGAACCGTGGGAGATCTGGCTGTCCGAGGCCCAGGAGCGCATGGTCATGGCGGTGCCGGGGGGCGAGGTCGAGACCCTCCGCCGCCTGTGTGACCGCCACGACGTGGAGATGACCGATCTCGGGTCGTTCACCGGCACCGGACGCCTGGTGGTGCGTTACGCCGAGACCCCGGTGGTCGAACTCCCCATGGACTTCCTGCACGGGGGTGTCCCGCGACGGGAGATGGTCGGTCGATGGGCCGACCCGACACCGGCGCCCGTGCGCGTACCCGATGCCGACCCGGCCCAGCTCGTTCTCGACCTCCTGTCCCATCCGACCGTCGCCTCGAAGGAGGCCATCGTCCGTACCTACGACCATGAGGTCCGGGGAGGAACCGTCGGCCGGCCGTTCGTAGGCGTCCGGGCCGACGGGCCGGGGGACGGTGCGGTGCTCAAACCCCTGGGCACCTGGGGCCATGACATGGCCGTGGCGCTGGCCGTGGGCATCAACCCGCGCGTCGGGCGGCTCGATCCCTGGGCCATGGCATTACATGCGGTCGACGAGGCGGTGCGCAATCTCGTCGCGGTGGGGGCCGATCCGGGACGGGTCGCCCTGCTCGACAACTTCTGCTGGGGCGACCCCACCAAGCCGGACCGGCTCGGATCGCTGGTGAGGGCGGTGGAGGGCTGCCTGGAGGGGGCGCGCCGCTACCGCATGCCCTTCATCTCCGGCAAGGACAGCCTGTTCAACGAGTTCGCCGGGGAGGCGATCCCAGGCACGCTGCTCATCTCGGCCCTGGGACTGGTTCCCGACCTGCACCGGACGATCGGCAGCGCCCTCACCCGCACCGGTCACGATCTCTGGCTGGTGGGGGAGCCCTCGGAGCGGCTCGGGGGCTCGCTCGTGGACGACCTGCTGGGCATCGGCGACCGGCTGGTCCCACCCGCGGTGGAGGATCCCCTGCGGCGCTACCTGGCGGTGCACCGGCTGATCGCCGAGGGAAGCGTCACCGCCGCCCACGATGTGAGCGACGGAGGTGTCGCGGCGGCGCTCGCAGAGATGGCAGTCGGTGGAAGGCTCGGGGTCGACGTGACCGTCCCGGCTCCAGGAGAGAACGTCGTGGTAGCGCTCACCAACGAGGCGCCTGGACGGTTGCTGCTGGAGTCGCCCCGGGCGCGGCGCGACCGCATAGCGACCCGGCTGGGTTCGCTCGGACGCCGCATCGGTTGGGTGACCGCAGCGCCCTACATCCGTATACGTGTGGCTGGGCCGGTGGCCGGCCTTGAGCCGGTTACGATCGACCTCGATGCGGCGGTGCGAGCCTTCACCGGACGAGGAACATCCCCGGACGGACGCCCTTGA
- a CDS encoding phosphoribosylformylglycinamidine synthase subunit PurQ, translating to MRRCEPSPDEEHPRTDALEEGTCENSPKEDAVAAPPILILYSPGTNRDAEAALAVKLAGGDPSIVSMNDLRGGAVSMSGFAALVLPGGFSYGDALGAGARLALELRTWLYEELAGAVRSGRPVLGICNGFQALLKSGLLVEPGTPRRVTLTDNANGRFECRWVNLRVEPGCRSGWLSAIEGALIRCPVAHGEGRVAVTDPEVVRILEDEGLVAFRYLSEDSRAGTDQVAGGRYPANPNGSVGDIAGLCDPTGTAVGLMPHPEDHVVDWQRPGGPPGGLGLAIFEAFVDAAR from the coding sequence ATGCGGCGGTGCGAGCCTTCACCGGACGAGGAACATCCCCGGACGGACGCCCTTGAGGAAGGAACCTGTGAGAACAGCCCGAAGGAGGATGCCGTAGCCGCGCCGCCGATCCTCATCCTGTATTCTCCTGGGACCAATCGCGATGCGGAGGCCGCGCTGGCTGTGAAGCTGGCCGGAGGAGACCCGAGCATCGTCTCCATGAACGACCTCCGTGGGGGAGCGGTGTCGATGTCCGGCTTCGCCGCCCTGGTGCTTCCCGGCGGGTTCTCCTACGGTGACGCCCTGGGCGCCGGCGCCCGCCTGGCTCTCGAGCTCCGGACGTGGCTGTACGAGGAACTGGCCGGCGCTGTCCGGTCGGGGCGACCAGTGCTGGGAATCTGCAACGGGTTCCAAGCGCTGCTCAAGTCCGGCCTCCTGGTGGAACCGGGAACGCCGAGGCGGGTGACGCTCACCGACAACGCCAACGGGCGTTTCGAGTGTCGTTGGGTCAACCTGCGTGTCGAGCCCGGTTGCCGGTCCGGCTGGCTGAGCGCCATCGAGGGCGCCCTGATCCGGTGCCCGGTGGCCCATGGCGAGGGCCGGGTGGCCGTGACCGACCCCGAGGTCGTCAGGATCCTGGAGGATGAGGGGCTGGTCGCCTTCCGCTACCTATCGGAGGACAGCCGCGCTGGAACGGATCAGGTGGCGGGCGGGCGCTACCCGGCCAACCCCAACGGGTCGGTGGGCGACATCGCCGGCCTCTGCGACCCGACCGGGACGGCGGTCGGGCTGATGCCGCATCCGGAGGACCACGTTGTCGACTGGCAGCGACCGGGCGGCCCGCCCGGCGGCCTGGGCCTGGCCATCTTCGAGGCGTTCGTCGATGCCGCCCGGTAA
- a CDS encoding phosphoribosylaminoimidazolesuccinocarboxamide synthase, with translation MPPGKGSGVDLGPAMARPFTGIDPASVDDLGPVVRGKVRDVVDLGERLALIATDRLSAFDRVLGTVPYRGQVLNQLSAWWFDQIADLVPTHMVATPDPNVMIARKCRTLPVEVVVRSRLTGSTGTSLWTMYAAGARHAYGIRLPDGLRKNDPLPRPIITPTTKGAAGAHDRPTTERDIVEDGLVETGIWEEVRSVALAVFERGREAAEEAGLALVDTKYEFGVDPDGGVVIIDEVHTPDSSRFWRSATVEERRAAGAEPENLDKELVRLAYAAQGFTGDGDPPPLGADLAARAARAYLEVFEALTRRPLAPAPYPAAPRAVAALRAYHGP, from the coding sequence ATGCCGCCCGGTAAGGGGTCCGGCGTCGACCTCGGCCCGGCGATGGCCCGGCCGTTCACCGGGATCGATCCCGCCTCCGTGGACGACCTCGGCCCGGTGGTGAGGGGCAAGGTGCGCGACGTGGTGGATCTGGGTGAGCGCCTGGCGCTGATCGCCACCGACCGCCTGTCCGCTTTCGACCGGGTGCTGGGAACGGTCCCGTACCGCGGCCAGGTCCTCAACCAGCTGTCGGCCTGGTGGTTCGACCAGATCGCCGATCTGGTTCCCACCCACATGGTCGCGACGCCGGACCCCAACGTGATGATCGCCCGCAAGTGCCGGACCCTGCCGGTGGAGGTGGTGGTCCGGAGCCGGCTCACCGGCAGCACCGGCACCTCACTCTGGACCATGTACGCGGCCGGCGCCCGCCACGCCTACGGCATCCGCCTCCCGGACGGGCTGCGGAAGAACGACCCGCTGCCCCGGCCCATCATCACCCCCACCACCAAGGGGGCGGCGGGCGCCCACGACCGGCCGACCACCGAGCGCGACATCGTGGAGGATGGCCTGGTGGAGACCGGGATCTGGGAGGAGGTACGGAGCGTGGCGCTGGCCGTCTTCGAGCGGGGCCGGGAGGCGGCCGAGGAGGCCGGGCTGGCGCTGGTCGACACCAAGTACGAGTTCGGGGTCGACCCGGACGGCGGCGTGGTCATCATCGACGAGGTGCACACGCCCGACTCGTCGCGCTTCTGGCGGAGCGCCACCGTCGAGGAGCGCCGCGCCGCCGGCGCGGAGCCCGAGAACCTGGACAAGGAACTGGTGCGGCTCGCCTATGCCGCGCAGGGATTCACCGGCGACGGCGACCCGCCGCCGCTCGGCGCCGATCTCGCCGCCAGGGCGGCCCGGGCCTATCTGGAGGTGTTCGAGGCCCTTACCCGCCGGCCGCTGGCGCCGGCGCCCTATCCGGCAGCACCGCGAGCCGTCGCCGCGCTGCGCGCCTACCATGGTCCATGA
- the purE gene encoding 5-(carboxyamino)imidazole ribonucleotide mutase translates to MGSESDWPTMRRAAEVLENFGVLHECRVVSAHRTPDLMVSYAESAAGRGLQAIIAGAGGAAHLPGMVAGHTVVPVIGVPIMSRALKGMDSLLSIVQMPAGVPVATMAIGEAGATNAGLYAVAMLARNDPQLAERLTAYRAGRAAEVMASELEL, encoded by the coding sequence ATGGGAAGCGAGTCCGACTGGCCCACCATGCGCCGCGCCGCCGAGGTGCTCGAGAACTTCGGCGTCCTGCACGAGTGCCGGGTCGTCTCGGCGCACCGAACGCCTGACCTGATGGTGAGCTACGCCGAATCGGCCGCCGGGCGGGGGCTCCAGGCCATCATCGCCGGCGCGGGCGGCGCCGCCCACCTTCCGGGGATGGTGGCCGGACACACCGTCGTCCCGGTCATCGGCGTCCCGATCATGAGCAGGGCCCTGAAGGGCATGGACTCGCTCCTGTCGATCGTCCAGATGCCCGCCGGGGTGCCCGTGGCCACCATGGCGATCGGGGAGGCGGGGGCCACCAACGCCGGCCTCTACGCGGTGGCCATGCTGGCCCGCAACGATCCGCAACTGGCGGAGCGGCTCACCGCCTACCGCGCCGGGCGAGCCGCCGAGGTCATGGCGAGCGAGCTCGAACTGTGA
- a CDS encoding 5-(carboxyamino)imidazole ribonucleotide synthase: MERALAPGATIGIVGGGQLGRMLSFEAHRLGYRVAVLTGGAKDTPGGRVAEVEVAAGYDDDLALQRFVDLCDVITWEFENVEVGLLGELATRSGVPVRPSGRVIAAAQDRGRERRALMAAGGPVAAFREVSTATGLVRAVEELGPPVIAKRARFGYDGRGQVRLTAVDESTARQVVGSLDGEHMVVEEVVPFDAEISVIVARGLDGEVAHHGVMENVHVNRILDTTVTPPVSVATGVAAAALELATAIARHLDLVGVLCVEMFVTGEDLVVNEIAPRPHNSGHCTIEAAPTSQFARQLRAICGLPLGDGACRPAAMVQLLGDLWGDGATPPDWPAALADPGVHLHLYGKDEVRPGRKMGHITCTDNSPERALERALAARRRLGRGS; the protein is encoded by the coding sequence ATGGAACGGGCCTTGGCGCCGGGCGCGACCATCGGCATCGTGGGGGGCGGGCAGCTCGGGAGGATGCTGTCCTTCGAGGCGCACCGGCTCGGGTACCGCGTGGCCGTGCTGACCGGAGGGGCCAAGGACACGCCGGGAGGGCGGGTCGCCGAGGTCGAGGTGGCGGCCGGCTATGACGACGACCTGGCCCTGCAGCGCTTCGTCGATCTCTGCGATGTCATCACCTGGGAGTTCGAGAACGTCGAGGTAGGCCTGCTGGGGGAGTTGGCCACCCGGTCGGGCGTACCTGTACGGCCTTCCGGGCGGGTCATAGCAGCAGCGCAGGACCGCGGCCGCGAACGGCGCGCCCTGATGGCGGCCGGGGGCCCGGTGGCGGCCTTCAGAGAGGTCTCCACCGCGACCGGACTGGTCCGGGCTGTGGAGGAACTCGGTCCGCCGGTGATCGCCAAGCGAGCCAGGTTCGGGTACGACGGCCGGGGCCAGGTGCGGCTCACGGCGGTAGATGAGTCCACGGCGCGCCAGGTGGTCGGCAGTCTCGACGGCGAGCACATGGTGGTCGAGGAAGTGGTTCCCTTCGATGCCGAGATCTCGGTCATCGTCGCCCGCGGTCTCGACGGTGAGGTGGCCCATCACGGCGTCATGGAGAACGTCCACGTCAACCGCATCCTCGACACGACCGTCACCCCTCCCGTGTCGGTTGCTACCGGCGTTGCCGCCGCGGCGCTGGAACTCGCCACCGCGATCGCCCGCCACCTCGACCTGGTCGGAGTGCTTTGTGTGGAGATGTTCGTGACGGGTGAGGACCTGGTGGTCAACGAGATCGCACCCCGGCCCCACAACAGCGGCCACTGCACCATTGAGGCCGCCCCGACCAGCCAGTTCGCCCGCCAACTGCGGGCCATATGCGGTCTGCCCCTCGGTGACGGGGCCTGCCGCCCGGCGGCCATGGTGCAACTTCTCGGGGACCTGTGGGGCGACGGAGCCACCCCACCCGACTGGCCGGCTGCGCTGGCCGACCCGGGCGTTCACCTCCACCTCTACGGCAAGGACGAAGTGCGGCCCGGCCGCAAGATGGGCCACATCACGTGTACGGACAACTCCCCCGAGCGCGCCCTCGAGCGGGCTCTGGCGGCCCGGCGCCGACTCGGGAGGGGGTCATGA
- the purF gene encoding amidophosphoribosyltransferase: MMPGVDRDSPREQCGVIGVYARDREVARIAFFGLFALQHRGQEAAGIATYDGRFAHVHKGEGLVGSVFNEDVLSGLRGGAAIGHTRYSTTGGSTLRNAQPQVIETIDGPLAVAHNGNLVNAPRLRRELLESGIGLQTSSDTELMLHLLATTQGSRLDRIRALMQRAEGAYSLAILTRDAVYGVRDPWGFRPLVIGEIEGGYILASETCAFSTTRADFVAELQPGEIARIDARGLHISPGGPPPPPRAFCTFEHIYFSRPDTVHDGKLVHSVRQRLGRQLAREAPVDADLVLSVPDSGTPHAVGFAQEANLPYTEGLIKNRYVGRTFIEPTQDLREAGVAMKFNPLRDNLAGRRIVMVDDSIVRGTTGGQLVRMLRDAGASEVHVRVACPPITHPCYMGIDMATPDELVASRLSVTEMCEEIGADSLAFLSLDGLMRALDAEDGFCNACFTGVYPFQRERYVQLRFGVKDRFASVWGE, translated from the coding sequence ATGATGCCCGGCGTGGACCGGGACAGCCCCCGCGAGCAGTGCGGGGTGATAGGTGTCTACGCGAGGGACCGGGAGGTGGCCCGGATCGCCTTCTTCGGGCTCTTCGCCCTCCAACACCGTGGTCAGGAAGCCGCCGGGATCGCCACCTATGACGGCCGTTTCGCTCACGTGCACAAGGGTGAGGGGCTGGTCGGCTCGGTCTTCAACGAGGACGTCCTCTCCGGTCTGAGAGGCGGCGCCGCCATCGGCCACACCCGCTACAGCACCACCGGTGGATCGACCCTGCGCAACGCCCAGCCCCAGGTCATCGAGACCATCGACGGCCCGCTGGCGGTGGCGCACAACGGCAACCTCGTCAACGCGCCCCGGCTGCGCCGGGAGCTGCTGGAGAGCGGCATCGGCCTGCAGACCTCCTCAGACACCGAGTTGATGTTGCACCTCCTCGCGACGACCCAGGGCAGCCGGCTGGACCGGATCCGCGCGCTCATGCAGAGGGCCGAGGGCGCCTACTCGCTGGCGATCCTCACCCGTGACGCCGTATACGGAGTACGGGATCCCTGGGGTTTCCGTCCGCTGGTGATCGGGGAGATCGAGGGCGGCTACATCCTGGCCTCGGAGACCTGCGCCTTCTCGACGACGAGGGCCGATTTCGTGGCGGAGCTGCAGCCGGGTGAGATCGCCCGCATCGACGCCCGCGGTCTCCACATCAGCCCGGGCGGGCCGCCGCCACCGCCCCGCGCCTTCTGCACCTTCGAGCACATCTACTTCTCCCGACCCGACACCGTGCATGACGGGAAGCTGGTGCACAGCGTCCGCCAGCGTCTCGGCCGCCAGCTGGCCCGCGAAGCCCCGGTGGACGCCGACCTGGTCCTGTCGGTGCCCGACTCGGGGACACCCCACGCGGTCGGGTTCGCCCAGGAGGCCAACCTGCCCTACACCGAGGGACTTATCAAGAACCGCTACGTGGGAAGGACCTTCATCGAGCCGACCCAGGATCTCCGCGAGGCCGGGGTCGCCATGAAGTTCAACCCGCTCCGCGACAACCTCGCGGGCCGGCGGATCGTGATGGTCGACGATTCGATCGTGCGGGGGACGACCGGCGGGCAGTTGGTTCGCATGCTGCGCGACGCCGGGGCCTCGGAGGTCCACGTCCGGGTGGCGTGTCCGCCGATCACCCATCCCTGCTACATGGGCATAGACATGGCCACCCCCGACGAACTGGTCGCCTCGCGCCTGTCGGTGACCGAGATGTGCGAGGAGATCGGCGCCGACTCGCTCGCATTCCTGTCGCTCGACGGGCTGATGCGGGCGCTGGACGCCGAGGACGGCTTCTGCAACGCCTGCTTCACTGGCGTGTACCCGTTCCAGCGGGAGCGGTATGTCCAGCTGCGGTTCGGCGTCAAGGATCGGTTCGCCTCCGTGTGGGGAGAGTGA